Proteins from a single region of Chryseobacterium sp. T16E-39:
- a CDS encoding hemin-degrading factor has protein sequence MSTLVNELREKWDALKAENPHIRIRNAALQLGVSEADLLVTNIGEGVTVLKPEFQNVLTEVEQLGKVMALTRNDECVHERKGTYLNGDFSSPHAQLFVGEDIDLRIFLNSWKFAFAVVEGDKKSLQFFGKDGLALHKIYLTKDSNESAFEAIVEKYKAEDQNEVFTFEAIAPKPAEKPDSEIDAEGFKKAWIELKDTHEFFMMTRKFGVSRTQALRLAPEGFAKKIDNAKVVNILEDASEKNVPIMAFVGNRGIIQIHTGNVKKTLWHQQWFNVMDPDFNLHLDVTKITEAWIVKKPTEDGEVTAIEVFNSEGDFIVQFFGKRKPGIPELQEWKDLVAGLEK, from the coding sequence ATGAGCACATTAGTTAACGAATTAAGAGAAAAGTGGGACGCTCTAAAAGCAGAAAATCCACATATAAGAATAAGAAATGCTGCTTTACAGTTGGGTGTAAGCGAAGCTGATTTATTGGTAACTAATATCGGTGAAGGAGTAACGGTTTTAAAGCCGGAGTTTCAGAATGTCCTTACCGAAGTAGAACAATTAGGAAAAGTAATGGCACTTACACGCAACGACGAATGTGTTCATGAGAGAAAAGGGACTTATTTAAATGGTGATTTCAGCAGCCCTCATGCCCAGCTTTTTGTTGGTGAAGACATCGATCTTAGAATTTTCCTTAATTCTTGGAAATTTGCTTTTGCTGTAGTAGAGGGAGATAAGAAAAGTCTTCAGTTCTTTGGAAAAGACGGCTTGGCTCTTCACAAGATCTATTTAACAAAAGACAGCAATGAAAGTGCATTTGAAGCTATTGTTGAAAAATATAAGGCAGAAGATCAAAATGAAGTTTTCACTTTTGAGGCGATCGCACCAAAACCAGCTGAAAAACCAGATTCTGAAATTGATGCTGAAGGGTTCAAAAAAGCTTGGATTGAATTAAAAGATACTCATGAGTTTTTCATGATGACAAGAAAATTCGGGGTAAGCAGAACTCAGGCTTTAAGATTAGCTCCGGAAGGATTTGCTAAAAAAATAGATAATGCAAAAGTGGTAAACATTCTTGAAGATGCTTCTGAAAAGAATGTTCCAATCATGGCTTTCGTAGGAAACAGAGGGATTATCCAGATCCATACCGGAAACGTGAAAAAGACCCTTTGGCACCAGCAGTGGTTTAATGTAATGGATCCTGATTTTAACCTGCATTTAGATGTAACTAAAATTACAGAAGCCTGGATTGTTAAAAAACCAACTGAAGATGGAGAAGTAACAGCTATTGAGGTGTTTAATAGTGAAGGAGATTTCATCGTTCAGTTCTTTGGAAAAAGAAAACCTGGAATTCCTGAATTACAAGAGTGGAAAGACCTTGTAGCAGGACTGGAAAAGTAA
- a CDS encoding FecCD family ABC transporter permease, with protein sequence MKTQSKLYFYLTISTILLVIIAVWSLNTGVYNFNGASPYKILWEVIKGNENVSLSDKYVIWDVRAARIIMAILIGSMLAVSGTGLQGLFKNPLATGDLIGLTSGATLLAAIAIVLGGYFKQYLPEVIQFSLVGISAFIGAFLSMMLVYRISTSGGKTNVVMMLLTGVAITAIGFSITGFLIYISKDEQLRDLTFWNLGSLAAATWTKNIVLGIVLIISYVILIPKGKALNAMMLGEKDAQHLGINVERLKKQIIVIVALMVGTSVGFSGTIGFVGLIVPYILRLLFKSNYAFILPLSAVCGSVLLLTADTFSRSIVEPSELPIGILTALMGGPIFIAILIKFKKSL encoded by the coding sequence TTGAAAACACAAAGTAAACTATACTTTTATTTAACTATAAGTACCATACTGCTTGTCATTATAGCAGTATGGTCACTTAATACAGGGGTTTATAATTTTAACGGAGCTTCTCCGTATAAAATTTTGTGGGAGGTTATAAAAGGAAATGAAAATGTATCGCTTAGCGATAAATATGTGATATGGGATGTTCGTGCTGCAAGAATCATCATGGCAATCTTAATTGGAAGCATGCTGGCAGTCTCAGGAACAGGTTTGCAGGGGCTTTTCAAAAATCCATTAGCGACGGGAGATTTAATAGGACTGACTTCCGGAGCAACACTACTTGCTGCTATTGCCATTGTTTTAGGAGGGTATTTCAAACAATATCTTCCTGAGGTAATACAATTTTCATTGGTAGGTATTTCTGCTTTTATAGGAGCTTTTCTATCCATGATGCTGGTGTATCGGATTTCTACAAGTGGTGGAAAAACAAATGTGGTCATGATGTTGCTTACAGGAGTAGCTATCACCGCCATTGGATTTTCAATCACGGGTTTTTTGATTTACATTTCAAAAGACGAGCAATTGAGAGATTTAACTTTCTGGAATCTGGGAAGTCTGGCAGCAGCCACCTGGACGAAGAATATTGTTTTAGGTATTGTTTTGATTATTTCTTATGTAATTTTAATACCAAAAGGAAAAGCATTGAATGCGATGATGTTAGGAGAGAAAGATGCTCAGCATTTAGGGATTAATGTCGAAAGACTTAAGAAACAGATCATCGTTATTGTTGCATTAATGGTTGGAACTTCAGTAGGATTTTCCGGGACGATAGGCTTTGTGGGTCTTATTGTACCGTACATTTTAAGGTTGTTGTTCAAGTCTAATTATGCATTTATACTGCCATTGTCTGCGGTATGTGGGAGTGTTTTGCTTTTAACAGCTGATACATTCAGCCGAAGTATAGTAGAACCTTCAGAATTACCGATCGGCATTCTTACTGCATTAATGGGAGGACCGATCTTTATAGCTATTTTAATTAAATTTAAAAAATCACTTTAA
- a CDS encoding heme ABC transporter ATP-binding protein — MIKAHQISYKHKEFHILDGVDVSLGYGEFLAIVGPNGAGKSSLLSVLANEIKSGKQKVLFKDKSISEWNVIELAKHKAKFSQHNSNDIPLEVKDVVMMGRYPYFDAQPRKEDLEAMNNMMYETDVYHLKDREYNTLSGGEKQRVHLSRVLAQLQNEIAHKLLFLDEPLNNLDVKHQYKALEIIKNFTKKANSAIVVLHDLNLAAQYADKILLMKSGRVSAYGTPQEVFTAENISNAYNFPCTICDHPITNNPMIIFG; from the coding sequence ATGATAAAGGCACATCAGATCAGCTATAAACATAAAGAATTTCATATTCTTGATGGAGTGGATGTCTCATTGGGATATGGTGAGTTTTTAGCTATTGTAGGACCCAATGGTGCAGGGAAATCCAGCCTGTTAAGTGTTTTAGCGAATGAAATAAAATCAGGAAAACAGAAAGTTTTATTCAAAGACAAATCCATTTCTGAATGGAATGTTATAGAATTAGCAAAACATAAAGCCAAATTTTCTCAACACAATAGCAATGATATTCCTCTGGAAGTAAAAGATGTTGTGATGATGGGGAGATATCCTTATTTCGATGCACAACCCCGAAAAGAGGATTTGGAAGCGATGAATAATATGATGTATGAAACAGATGTTTATCATTTGAAAGATAGAGAATATAACACTTTATCTGGTGGTGAAAAGCAACGGGTTCATCTTTCACGAGTGCTGGCACAATTGCAAAATGAAATTGCTCATAAGCTATTATTCCTGGATGAGCCTCTGAATAATCTCGACGTTAAGCATCAGTATAAAGCACTGGAAATAATAAAGAATTTTACTAAAAAAGCAAACAGTGCCATTGTCGTTTTACATGATTTAAATTTAGCAGCTCAGTATGCTGATAAAATATTATTAATGAAATCAGGACGGGTTTCAGCTTATGGAACACCACAGGAAGTTTTTACTGCTGAAAATATAAGCAATGCTTACAATTTCCCGTGTACCATTTGTGATCACCCAATTACGAATAACCCAATGATCATTTTTGGATAA
- a CDS encoding ChaN family lipoprotein, producing MKNIFIALLLISFSIANAQNLKAYQFYDKKGNEIETDKLVKELADYDVVFFGENHNSSINHWLQLKLTEALYEKKNGQIILGAEMFERDNQSQLNQYLSGKFDAKTLKDSARLWNNYATDYKPLVDFAKDKKLNFIATNIPRRYASQTAKEGLESLNKLTAKEKTYIAQLPIKVTLDTPGYPEMKKMMGDHAEGTKVMNFISAQATKDATMAESILKNIQAGKTFIHYNGNYHSKEFGGTYWYIKQKNPKLKMAVISVFESEDPALKVPEKEYIPTDFNLIIPADMTKTF from the coding sequence ATGAAGAATATTTTCATCGCACTTCTACTCATAAGTTTTAGTATCGCTAATGCTCAAAACTTAAAGGCTTATCAGTTCTATGATAAAAAAGGAAATGAAATAGAGACAGACAAGTTAGTAAAAGAACTGGCGGATTATGATGTGGTTTTCTTTGGTGAAAATCACAACAGTTCTATTAATCACTGGCTTCAGTTGAAACTAACAGAAGCTTTATATGAAAAGAAAAACGGACAGATTATCTTGGGTGCTGAAATGTTTGAAAGAGATAATCAATCACAGTTGAACCAGTATTTAAGTGGAAAGTTTGATGCTAAGACCTTGAAAGATTCAGCAAGATTATGGAATAATTATGCAACTGATTACAAACCGTTGGTTGATTTTGCTAAAGATAAAAAACTGAATTTCATCGCAACGAATATTCCAAGACGATATGCTTCACAAACGGCAAAAGAGGGATTGGAATCTTTAAATAAATTAACGGCAAAGGAGAAAACCTATATAGCCCAGCTCCCGATCAAAGTAACTTTGGACACCCCCGGTTATCCTGAAATGAAAAAAATGATGGGTGACCATGCAGAAGGTACCAAAGTAATGAACTTTATCTCAGCGCAGGCTACCAAAGATGCTACCATGGCTGAATCTATTCTGAAAAATATTCAGGCAGGAAAAACCTTCATCCATTATAATGGGAACTATCACAGCAAAGAATTTGGAGGAACCTATTGGTATATCAAACAAAAGAATCCCAAATTAAAAATGGCAGTGATCTCTGTTTTTGAATCTGAAGATCCTGCATTGAAAGTTCCGGAAAAGGAATACATCCCAACAGATTTCAATCTGATTATTCCAGCTGATATGACGAAAACTTTTTAA
- a CDS encoding class I SAM-dependent methyltransferase, protein MEKDELKILAQNLANPQGEKGIEIGEMMNATNISMTSESIKTLLIEDDEYILEIGHGNAGHLRNIFDKAKNIRYTGIDISETMHEEAKRLNKEFANEAEFVLYEGKKLPFKDKIFDKIFTVNTVYFWEDPVTFLNEIYRVLKDDGTFVLTFGQRRFMETLPFTEYNFTMYSNSEMEELVSQSHFKRMKISEKEEDIQSKSGNETIHRIYTVLTIKK, encoded by the coding sequence ATGGAAAAAGATGAACTTAAAATTCTGGCTCAAAACTTAGCCAATCCTCAAGGAGAAAAAGGCATTGAGATAGGCGAAATGATGAATGCCACCAATATCAGTATGACATCGGAAAGTATCAAGACACTACTGATAGAAGATGATGAATATATTCTTGAAATAGGACACGGAAATGCAGGTCACCTGAGAAATATTTTTGATAAAGCAAAAAATATCAGGTATACGGGGATTGATATTTCTGAAACCATGCATGAAGAAGCTAAAAGATTAAATAAAGAATTTGCGAACGAAGCTGAATTTGTACTATACGAAGGGAAAAAGCTTCCATTTAAGGATAAGATTTTTGATAAAATATTTACGGTCAATACCGTATACTTCTGGGAAGACCCCGTAACATTTCTTAATGAAATTTATAGGGTTTTAAAAGATGACGGAACCTTCGTACTTACTTTCGGACAGAGAAGATTCATGGAAACTCTGCCGTTTACAGAATATAATTTTACCATGTACAGCAATAGCGAAATGGAAGAATTAGTTTCCCAAAGCCATTTCAAGAGAATGAAGATCTCAGAAAAAGAAGAAGACATACAAAGTAAATCAGGAAACGAAACAATACATAGAATTTATACAGTTTTAACCATAAAAAAATAG
- a CDS encoding hemin ABC transporter substrate-binding protein: MKKIVLVVSVLLAVYSCKKAEGAKQENTTEAVSSETPKSNNKIVTLSGGITEIVSALGHEKEIVGTDVTSTYPESLKTTAKNLGHVRSITIEPIMAVNPTLILASDKDINPELMGKIKSSGIKAEVFKQEYSVEGTKKLIEQVAKAIGNTDYQKLNDKIDADLKQVQPLAKKPKVLFIYARGNMLMVSGTKTPMDALITLAGGQNAVTEFEDFKPLTPEAVVKANPDVLFFFSSGLEGAGGNEGALKMPGVSQTNAGKNKKIIAMDGGLVSGFGPRVGEAAVGLNKLLIENTK; encoded by the coding sequence ATGAAGAAAATAGTTTTAGTGGTATCCGTGCTTTTAGCAGTATATTCTTGCAAAAAGGCAGAAGGAGCTAAACAAGAAAATACAACAGAGGCTGTTTCCTCTGAAACACCAAAAAGCAATAACAAAATTGTAACATTAAGCGGTGGAATTACGGAAATTGTAAGTGCTTTAGGTCACGAAAAAGAAATTGTAGGAACCGACGTTACAAGTACATATCCTGAAAGTTTAAAGACAACAGCTAAAAATTTAGGCCATGTAAGATCAATAACGATCGAGCCTATTATGGCGGTAAATCCTACATTAATATTGGCGTCTGATAAAGATATCAATCCTGAATTAATGGGAAAAATTAAATCATCAGGGATTAAAGCTGAAGTTTTCAAACAGGAATATTCTGTTGAAGGAACTAAAAAATTAATCGAACAGGTTGCAAAAGCTATCGGTAATACAGATTATCAGAAATTAAATGATAAAATTGATGCTGATTTGAAGCAGGTTCAGCCTCTTGCTAAAAAGCCTAAAGTATTGTTTATCTACGCGAGAGGAAACATGTTGATGGTTTCCGGGACAAAAACACCCATGGATGCTTTGATTACTCTTGCAGGAGGACAAAATGCTGTGACAGAATTCGAAGATTTCAAACCATTGACTCCTGAGGCTGTTGTAAAAGCTAATCCGGATGTATTATTCTTCTTCTCATCAGGATTAGAAGGAGCTGGTGGAAATGAAGGGGCTCTTAAAATGCCAGGTGTTTCTCAGACAAATGCCGGTAAAAATAAAAAGATTATTGCTATGGATGGAGGCCTGGTTTCAGGTTTCGGACCAAGAGTAGGAGAGGCTGCAGTAGGATTAAACAAACTATTAATTGAAAACACAAAGTAA
- the def gene encoding peptide deformylase has product MKKLSFLLLYFAVWTNAQKITPNELAIINQGDINAALPIYQTTDAVQHKTLLNLSTEIDPVDPNTVTLVKRMKESLLTTDGGVGIAAPQVGINRKIIWVQRFDKKDNPLEYFINPVIVWRSELQNLGPEGDLSIPEFRDQFYRSKVIQLEYADLKGQKYSEIVEGFTAVIFQHEIDHLFGILISDKKEKDKNNSYLKVDTYKKDDSKIK; this is encoded by the coding sequence ATGAAAAAACTATCTTTCCTGCTACTTTATTTCGCTGTTTGGACGAATGCTCAAAAAATAACACCAAATGAGCTTGCCATAATCAATCAGGGGGATATCAATGCTGCATTACCCATTTATCAGACGACAGATGCTGTTCAACATAAAACATTGCTTAACCTTTCTACTGAAATTGATCCGGTTGATCCCAATACGGTAACATTGGTTAAAAGAATGAAAGAATCACTTCTGACAACAGATGGAGGAGTAGGAATTGCAGCCCCACAGGTTGGAATTAATCGTAAGATCATATGGGTTCAGCGTTTCGATAAGAAAGATAACCCATTAGAATATTTCATAAATCCTGTGATTGTATGGAGATCGGAATTACAAAATCTCGGACCTGAGGGCGATTTATCAATACCTGAATTCAGAGATCAGTTTTACAGAAGTAAAGTGATACAGCTGGAATATGCGGATCTGAAAGGTCAGAAGTACTCAGAAATTGTAGAAGGTTTTACAGCGGTTATTTTCCAGCATGAGATTGACCATCTTTTTGGAATCTTAATTTCTGATAAAAAAGAGAAGGATAAAAATAATTCTTATTTGAAAGTGGATACTTATAAAAAAGATGATTCAAAAATAAAATAG